From a region of the Aythya fuligula isolate bAytFul2 chromosome 29, bAytFul2.pri, whole genome shotgun sequence genome:
- the RAPGEF3 gene encoding rap guanine nucleotide exchange factor 3 isoform X1: protein MKVRGAGTGTGTGTGGANGEAAARRGAAAALGPRCRLEAGRSGLERGPGGPPPPSGGLGGDGKRLPVLLRKMHLFRSSSYEIRLEGEGGSLPRIQGIRWTPLLDTESSLEYGHSLTQASSERIWRAGKLLFTHLTSTCPGLIRDHKHHLRHHRQCCSGKELVDWLLNAGLGVQTRSQAVGVGQVLVDGGVLTHVKQEWHFQDKDTQFYRFAELELSPEPGAGLRDAEELLEAVAFLAQLGPDALLTMALRKPPAQRTEDELELIFEELLHIKAVAHLSNSVKRELAAVLMFESHQRAGTVLFSQGDKGTSWYIVWKGSVNVVTHGKGLVATLHEGDDFGQLALVNDAPRAASIILREDNCHFLRVDKQDFNHILKDVEANTMRLKEHGKVVLVLQKNPQGGSSQPAAARSSRYLVMAGTPEKILEHLLEFMRLDATLYDPVDTLLGDFLLTYTVFMPTSQLCRALLHHFRAEPLEGSEQEKATYSLHKRRKILRLVSQWVLLYGRLLQGDRSTTALLQNLADLASRDPRLGGMVQEQERRRTRVLENGDGSVSPQPKARSSVSWLASQDEAALSSSCALRAQDKVPYEIYRPDHSCLVTVLPINASVRDVLRSLAPRLGRDREHLLVKVNSAGDKVGLQLDAVGVFTSLGLNERLFAVSVEELGGLTPHPEQLGPHVGSSETLDLISSKDLASHLTDYDWNLFKSIHQVEMIHYIVGPQQFHEVTTANLERVMRRFNELQYWVATELCLCPEVGRRAQLLRKFIKLAAHLKEQKNLNSFFAVMFGVSNTAVSRLAKTWERLPHKIRKLHAALERMLDPSWNHRVYRLAVAKLSPPIIPFVPLLLKDMTFIHEGNRTLAENLINFEKMHMMAKTVRVLQRCRGQAHAPLSPLRSRSPHRPEDPKAVRMSTCSEQSLSVRSPVSTWAYLQHLKAIDSQKELLRLSRDLES, encoded by the exons ATGAAGGTGCGCGGGgccgggaccggcaccggcaccggcaccgggggcGCAAACGGGGAagcggcggcgcggcggggggcggcggcggcgctggggcCCCGGTGCCGGTTGGAAGCGGGGAGAAGCGGACTGGAGAGGGGGCCCGGAGGTCCCCCACCGCCCTCCGGTGGGCTCGGGGGGGACGGGAAGAGGCTGCCGGTGCTGCTGAGGAAGATGCACTTGTTCCGGAGCTCCAGCTACGAGATCCGgctggagggagaagggggaagcTTGCCCCGCATCCAGGGAATCCGCTGG ACCCCGCTTTTGGACACTGAATCCTCGCTGGAGTATGGACACAGCCTTACCCAG GCATCCTCGGAGAGGATCTGGCGAGCCGGGAAGCTCCTCTTCACCCACCTCACCAGCACCTGCCCAGGTCTCATCCGGGACCACAAGCATCACCTGCGGCACCACAG gcagtgctgctcGGGGAAGGAGCTGGTGGACTGGCTGCTGAACGCGGGGCTGGGCGTCCAGACGCGGAGCCAGGCTGTCGGGGTGGGCCAAGTGCTGGTGGACGGAGGGGTCCTGACGCACG TCAAGCAGGAGTGGCATTTCCAGGACAAGGACACGCAGTTTTATCGCTTCGCCGAGCTGGAGCTGAGCCCCGAGCCCGGCGCGGGGCTGCGGGACgcggaggagctgctggaggccgTGGCTTTCCTGGCCCAGCTGGGTCCCGACGCGCTGCTCACCATGGCCCTGCGCAAGCC GCCAGCCCAGCGCACGGAGGACGAGCTGGAGCTGATATTTGAGGAGCTGCTCCACATTAAAGCTGTGGCTCACCTCTCCAACTCG GTGAAGCGGGAGCTGGCGGCCGTGCTGATGTTCGAGTCACACCAGCGAGCTGGCACCGTGC tgtTCAGCCAAGGAGACAAAGGCACCTCGTGGTACATCGTCTGGAAGGGTTCGGTGAACGTGGTCACCCACGGCAAG GGTTTGGTGGCCACCCTGCACGAGGGGGACGATTTTGGGCAGCTGGCGCTGGTGAATGATGCACCCCGGGCGGCCAGCATCATCCTGCGGGAGGACAACTGCCACTTCTTGCGGGTGGACAAGCAGGACTTCAACCACATCCTCAAG GACGTGGAGGCCAACACCATGCGCCTGAAGGAGCACGGGAaggtggtgctggtgctgcagaaaaacccgcagggaggcagcagccagccggCCGCGGCGCGGAGCAGCAG GTACCTGGTGATGGCCGGGACGCCGGAGAAGATCCTCGAGCATCTGCTGGAGTTCATGAGGCTCGACGCCACGCTCTACGACCCCGTGG ACACCCTCCTGGGGGATTTCCTGCTCACCTACACCGTCTTCATGCCGACCTcgcagctctgcagagccctgctgcaccA TTTCCGCGCGGAGCCGCTGGAGGGCTCGGAGCAGGAGAAGGCCACCTACTCCCTGCACAAACGCCGCAAGATCCTGCGCTTGGTGAGCCAGTGGGTGCTGCTCTACGGCCGCCTGCTGCAGGGCGACCGCAGCACCACGGCTCTGCTGCAG AACCTCGCCGACTTGGCGAGCCGGGACCCCCGTTTGGGAGGGatggtgcaggagcaggaacGCCGGCGGACCCGAGT GTTGGAGAACGGGGACGGCAGCGTTTCTCCCCAACCCAAG GCTCGGAGCTCCGTGAGCTGGCTGGCGAGCCAGGACGAGGCGGCtttgagcagcagctgtgccttACGAGCCCAGGATAAAG TGCCCTACGAGATCTACAGACCCGACCACTCGTGCCTCGTCACGGTGCTGCCCATCAACGCCTCGGTGCGGGACGTCCTGCGCTCCCTCGCCCCCCGGCTCGGCCGGGACCGGGAGCACCTCCTGGTGAAGGTGAATTCGGCTGGAG ATAAagtggggctgcagctggacGCCGTGGGGGTGTTCACCTCGCTGGGGCTCAACGAGCGGCTCTTCGCCGTGAGcgtggaggagctgggaggcttG ACCCCCCACCCCGAGCAGCTGGGCCCCCACGTCGGCTCCTCCGAGACCTTGGACCTCATCAGCTCCAAGGACCTGGCGAGCCACCTGACGGATTACGACTGGAACCTCTTCAAGAGCATCCACCAG GTGGAGATGATCCACTACATCGTGGGGCCGCAGCAGTTTCACGAGGTGACCACGGCCAACCTGGAGCGCGTCATGCGGCGCTTCAACGAGCTGCAGTACTGGGTGGCCACCgagctctgcctctgccccgAGGTGGGCAGGAGAGCCCAGCTCCTCCGCAAGTTCATCAAGCTGGCTGCACA cctcAAGGAGCAGAAGAACCTCAATTCCTTCTTCGCGGTGATGTTTGGGGTCAGCAACACGGCCGTCAGCCGCCTCGCCAAGACCTGGGAG AGGCTGCCCCACAAGATCCGAAAGCTGCACGCAGCGCTGGAGAGGATGCTG GACCCGTCGTGGAACCACCGGGTCTATCGCCTGGCCGTCGCCAAGCTGAGCCCCCCCATCATCCCCTTTGTCCCCCTCCTCCTCAAAG ACATGACCTTCATCCACGAGGGCAATCGCACGCTGGCCGAGAACCTCATCAACTTTGAGAAGATG CACATGATGGCCAAGACGGTGCGTGTCCTGCAGCGCTGCCGGGGCCAGGCGCACG CTCCGCTGTCCCCGCTGCGGAGCCGCTCCCCGCACCGCCCGGAGGACCCCAAGGCCGTCAGGATGAGCACGT GCTCGGAGCAGTCCCTGAGCGTGCGGAGCCCCGTCTCCACCTGGGCCTACCTGCAGCACCTGAAAGCCATCGACAGCCAGAAGGAGCTGCTGCGGCTCTCCCGAGACCTGGAGTCCTGa
- the RAPGEF3 gene encoding rap guanine nucleotide exchange factor 3 isoform X2 → MHLFRSSSYEIRLEGEGGSLPRIQGIRWTPLLDTESSLEYGHSLTQASSERIWRAGKLLFTHLTSTCPGLIRDHKHHLRHHRQCCSGKELVDWLLNAGLGVQTRSQAVGVGQVLVDGGVLTHVKQEWHFQDKDTQFYRFAELELSPEPGAGLRDAEELLEAVAFLAQLGPDALLTMALRKPPAQRTEDELELIFEELLHIKAVAHLSNSVKRELAAVLMFESHQRAGTVLFSQGDKGTSWYIVWKGSVNVVTHGKGLVATLHEGDDFGQLALVNDAPRAASIILREDNCHFLRVDKQDFNHILKDVEANTMRLKEHGKVVLVLQKNPQGGSSQPAAARSSRYLVMAGTPEKILEHLLEFMRLDATLYDPVDTLLGDFLLTYTVFMPTSQLCRALLHHFRAEPLEGSEQEKATYSLHKRRKILRLVSQWVLLYGRLLQGDRSTTALLQNLADLASRDPRLGGMVQEQERRRTRVLENGDGSVSPQPKARSSVSWLASQDEAALSSSCALRAQDKVPYEIYRPDHSCLVTVLPINASVRDVLRSLAPRLGRDREHLLVKVNSAGDKVGLQLDAVGVFTSLGLNERLFAVSVEELGGLTPHPEQLGPHVGSSETLDLISSKDLASHLTDYDWNLFKSIHQFHEVTTANLERVMRRFNELQYWVATELCLCPEVGRRAQLLRKFIKLAAHLKEQKNLNSFFAVMFGVSNTAVSRLAKTWERLPHKIRKLHAALERMLDPSWNHRVYRLAVAKLSPPIIPFVPLLLKDMTFIHEGNRTLAENLINFEKMHMMAKTVRVLQRCRGQAHAPLSPLRSRSPHRPEDPKAVRMSTCSEQSLSVRSPVSTWAYLQHLKAIDSQKELLRLSRDLES, encoded by the exons ATGCACTTGTTCCGGAGCTCCAGCTACGAGATCCGgctggagggagaagggggaagcTTGCCCCGCATCCAGGGAATCCGCTGG ACCCCGCTTTTGGACACTGAATCCTCGCTGGAGTATGGACACAGCCTTACCCAG GCATCCTCGGAGAGGATCTGGCGAGCCGGGAAGCTCCTCTTCACCCACCTCACCAGCACCTGCCCAGGTCTCATCCGGGACCACAAGCATCACCTGCGGCACCACAG gcagtgctgctcGGGGAAGGAGCTGGTGGACTGGCTGCTGAACGCGGGGCTGGGCGTCCAGACGCGGAGCCAGGCTGTCGGGGTGGGCCAAGTGCTGGTGGACGGAGGGGTCCTGACGCACG TCAAGCAGGAGTGGCATTTCCAGGACAAGGACACGCAGTTTTATCGCTTCGCCGAGCTGGAGCTGAGCCCCGAGCCCGGCGCGGGGCTGCGGGACgcggaggagctgctggaggccgTGGCTTTCCTGGCCCAGCTGGGTCCCGACGCGCTGCTCACCATGGCCCTGCGCAAGCC GCCAGCCCAGCGCACGGAGGACGAGCTGGAGCTGATATTTGAGGAGCTGCTCCACATTAAAGCTGTGGCTCACCTCTCCAACTCG GTGAAGCGGGAGCTGGCGGCCGTGCTGATGTTCGAGTCACACCAGCGAGCTGGCACCGTGC tgtTCAGCCAAGGAGACAAAGGCACCTCGTGGTACATCGTCTGGAAGGGTTCGGTGAACGTGGTCACCCACGGCAAG GGTTTGGTGGCCACCCTGCACGAGGGGGACGATTTTGGGCAGCTGGCGCTGGTGAATGATGCACCCCGGGCGGCCAGCATCATCCTGCGGGAGGACAACTGCCACTTCTTGCGGGTGGACAAGCAGGACTTCAACCACATCCTCAAG GACGTGGAGGCCAACACCATGCGCCTGAAGGAGCACGGGAaggtggtgctggtgctgcagaaaaacccgcagggaggcagcagccagccggCCGCGGCGCGGAGCAGCAG GTACCTGGTGATGGCCGGGACGCCGGAGAAGATCCTCGAGCATCTGCTGGAGTTCATGAGGCTCGACGCCACGCTCTACGACCCCGTGG ACACCCTCCTGGGGGATTTCCTGCTCACCTACACCGTCTTCATGCCGACCTcgcagctctgcagagccctgctgcaccA TTTCCGCGCGGAGCCGCTGGAGGGCTCGGAGCAGGAGAAGGCCACCTACTCCCTGCACAAACGCCGCAAGATCCTGCGCTTGGTGAGCCAGTGGGTGCTGCTCTACGGCCGCCTGCTGCAGGGCGACCGCAGCACCACGGCTCTGCTGCAG AACCTCGCCGACTTGGCGAGCCGGGACCCCCGTTTGGGAGGGatggtgcaggagcaggaacGCCGGCGGACCCGAGT GTTGGAGAACGGGGACGGCAGCGTTTCTCCCCAACCCAAG GCTCGGAGCTCCGTGAGCTGGCTGGCGAGCCAGGACGAGGCGGCtttgagcagcagctgtgccttACGAGCCCAGGATAAAG TGCCCTACGAGATCTACAGACCCGACCACTCGTGCCTCGTCACGGTGCTGCCCATCAACGCCTCGGTGCGGGACGTCCTGCGCTCCCTCGCCCCCCGGCTCGGCCGGGACCGGGAGCACCTCCTGGTGAAGGTGAATTCGGCTGGAG ATAAagtggggctgcagctggacGCCGTGGGGGTGTTCACCTCGCTGGGGCTCAACGAGCGGCTCTTCGCCGTGAGcgtggaggagctgggaggcttG ACCCCCCACCCCGAGCAGCTGGGCCCCCACGTCGGCTCCTCCGAGACCTTGGACCTCATCAGCTCCAAGGACCTGGCGAGCCACCTGACGGATTACGACTGGAACCTCTTCAAGAGCATCCACCAG TTTCACGAGGTGACCACGGCCAACCTGGAGCGCGTCATGCGGCGCTTCAACGAGCTGCAGTACTGGGTGGCCACCgagctctgcctctgccccgAGGTGGGCAGGAGAGCCCAGCTCCTCCGCAAGTTCATCAAGCTGGCTGCACA cctcAAGGAGCAGAAGAACCTCAATTCCTTCTTCGCGGTGATGTTTGGGGTCAGCAACACGGCCGTCAGCCGCCTCGCCAAGACCTGGGAG AGGCTGCCCCACAAGATCCGAAAGCTGCACGCAGCGCTGGAGAGGATGCTG GACCCGTCGTGGAACCACCGGGTCTATCGCCTGGCCGTCGCCAAGCTGAGCCCCCCCATCATCCCCTTTGTCCCCCTCCTCCTCAAAG ACATGACCTTCATCCACGAGGGCAATCGCACGCTGGCCGAGAACCTCATCAACTTTGAGAAGATG CACATGATGGCCAAGACGGTGCGTGTCCTGCAGCGCTGCCGGGGCCAGGCGCACG CTCCGCTGTCCCCGCTGCGGAGCCGCTCCCCGCACCGCCCGGAGGACCCCAAGGCCGTCAGGATGAGCACGT GCTCGGAGCAGTCCCTGAGCGTGCGGAGCCCCGTCTCCACCTGGGCCTACCTGCAGCACCTGAAAGCCATCGACAGCCAGAAGGAGCTGCTGCGGCTCTCCCGAGACCTGGAGTCCTGa